One window of the Misgurnus anguillicaudatus chromosome 8, ASM2758022v2, whole genome shotgun sequence genome contains the following:
- the LOC129450071 gene encoding uncharacterized protein has product MASKHGWKHLSVCLTHLWSSPQLNADSANPNLKDDAGLASSELNNKIKPEKQRMAFFDCLWRGKVESVPTPLLKADPAIPDVREVVDLASQSKTYVGPKKQKQKASKSRKSNLQGEKVTVVPTQQPKAISDIPVGMDVPALAGPQSKPKICLDKCKTLMQRILGCFQRGKVESMPTSQIEADPAIPDAREVVDLADSQSKSVGLKKQKQKALKSRSFHNPWGKKGKSKVKKDADPAIPDAMDGADLASFGGIAAANAGLHKLGAIPENIGLKGGGNPDPNKAKNPGSKDVGNPGSKALENPRNPLPEDDKVVRSKAFENPRNPLPEDDKVVRSKAFENPRNPLPEDDKVVRSKAFENPRNPLPEDDKVVRSKAFENPRNPLSEDDKVVRSKAFENPRDPSPEDDQVVRPKVINVVQQAFEPPSEKKPADPSVPKEPFDSKYQLLEDELLGQGCFGKVYKGIRISDGTPVAIKRIRKRKHERTLQIPGYPKRLITEVALLLKLGDAPFCPNVIQMYDWYETERFHMLVLEYPLHSQSLAKFVICEEKLSENTARHLMRQAVLAVQHCLDNGVFHNDIQPGNFLVQKSTMTLKLIDFGLGYYLTHNDAYDSYYFMGAPCRTPLEIETAKKLDIVPECVLGLGTVLYFMVFGSLPGLSRTTEQDLSNQICDLLRWCLAKNPSNRPTLKQILDHDWFKTESDEEELLVYKMRALSTQI; this is encoded by the exons ATGATGCTGGTCTGGCCAGCTCTGAATTAAACAATAAGATCAAACCGGAAAAACAACGAATGGCATTCTTTGACTGTCTCTGGAGGGGCAAGGTGGAGTCAGTGCCGACTCCCCTGCTTAAAGCAGATCCAGCTATCCCTGATGTTAGGGAAGTTGTTGATCTTGCATCACAGTCAAAGACCTACGTTGGTCCgaagaaacagaaacaaaaGGCTTCAAAGAGCCGCAAATCTAACCTCCAGGGAGAAAAAGTGACTGTTGTGCCAACTCAACAGCCCAAGGCTATTTCAGATATTCCTGTTGGCATGGATGTTCCTGCTCTGGCCGGCCCCCAATCAAAACCAAAGATTTGTCTGGATAAATGCAAGACATTGATGCAACGCATCCTTGGATGCTTCCAGAGGGGCAAAGTGGAGTCGATGCCGACTTCACAGATTGAGGCCGATCCAGCTATCCCTGATGCCAGGGAAGTTGTTGATCTGGCAGATTCTCAATCGAAGAGTGTTGgcttaaagaaacaaaaacaaaaggcttTAAAGAGCCGCTCATTTCACAACCCTTGGGGAAAAAAAGGGAAGAGTAAAGTGAAAAAAGATGCCGATCCAGCTATTCCTGATGCCATGGATGGTGCGGATCTGGCCAGTTTTGGTGGCATCGCTGCAGCTAATGCCGGGCTACACAAGTTAGGTGCCATTCCAGAGAATATTGGGTTAAAAGGTGGTGGAAATCCTGACccaaataaagcaaaaaatccTGGGTCAAAAGATGTTGGAAATCCTGGGTCAAAAGCTCTTGAAAATCCCAGAAACCCCTTGCCAGAAGATGATAAAGTTGTGAGGTCAAAAGCTTTTGAAAATCCCAGAAACCCCTTGCCAGAAGATGATAAAGTTGTGAGGTCAAAAGCTTTTGAAAATCCCAGAAACCCCTTGCCAGAAGATGATAAAGTTGTCAGGTCAAAAGCTTTTGAAAATCCCAGAAACCCCTTGCCAGAAGATGATAAAGTTGTCAGGTCAAAAGCTTTTGAAAATCCCAGAAACCCCTTGTCAGAAGATGATAAAGTTGTGAGGTCAAAAGCTTTTGAAAATCCCAGAGATCCCTCGCCAGAAGATGATCAAGTTGTCAGGCCAAAAGTTATAAATGTTGTTCAACAAGCTTTTGAACCGCCAAGCGAGAAGAAACCAGCTGATCCCTCAGTGCCTAAAG AGCCTTTTGATTCTAAATATCAACTCTTGGAGGATGAATTGCTTGGGCAAGGTTGCTTTGGCAAAGTGTACAAAGGGATCCGTATATCGGATGGCACTCCG GTTGCCATCAAGCGAATAAGGAAACGAAAGCATGAACGCACTCTTCAGATT CCTGGATACCCCAAACGACTTATTACAGAAGTGGCGCTGTTGCTTAAATTAGGAGATGCGCCCTTTTGCCCCAATGTCATACAGATGTATGACTGGTACGAGACTGAACGCTTTCACATGCTCGTGTTGGAGTACCCACTGCACAGCCAATCCTTGGCGAAATTTGTTATTTGTGAAGAAAAACTAAGTGAAAATACAGCAAGACATCTCATGCGTCAGGCAGTACTGGCAGTGCAACACTGTCTGGATAACGGAGTTTTCCATAACGACATCCAGCCCGGAAATTTCTTGGTACAAAAATCAACAATGACACTGAAGTTAATTGACTTTGGGCTTGGATATTATCTGACGCATAATGATGCCTATGATTCCTATTACTTTATGG GAGCTCCATGTCGCACCCCTCTTGAGATCGAAACGGCTAAGAAATTGGACATCGTGCCAGAATGCGTCTTGGGCTTAGGTACTGTGCTGTACTTCATGGTGTTTGGATCTTTACCCGGTCTTTCCCGGACAACTGAGCAGGATTTATCAAACC AAATCTGCGATCTGTTAAGATGGTGCCTGGCCAAGAATCCAAGTAATCGTCCGACGCTCAAGCAGATCTTAGATCATGATTGGTTTAAAACTGAGTCTGACGAAGAAGAGCTACTCGTATACAAAATGAG GGCACTATCCACACAAATATAA